A single genomic interval of Oceanithermus profundus DSM 14977 harbors:
- the ilvN gene encoding acetolactate synthase small subunit, with product MRHIVSVLVEDHPRVLTRITSLFARRGFNIESLAVGKTHLPGLSRISIVVLGDDRTIEQVEKQLNKLVEVIKVTDHTEPHVEREMALVKVRTEGVEERLQIKEIVEAFRARPVDVGRSSSIYEVTGDPGKIEGFIAGLEPYGVLEVMRTGAIAMSRGEAILKPRLKKEAV from the coding sequence GTGAGGCACATCGTGAGCGTGCTCGTCGAGGACCATCCGCGGGTGCTCACCCGCATCACCTCGCTCTTCGCCCGGCGCGGCTTCAACATCGAGTCGCTGGCGGTGGGGAAGACCCACCTGCCCGGGCTTTCCCGCATCTCGATCGTGGTGCTCGGGGACGACCGCACGATCGAACAGGTGGAGAAGCAGCTGAACAAGCTGGTCGAGGTCATCAAGGTGACCGACCATACCGAACCCCACGTCGAGCGCGAGATGGCGCTGGTCAAGGTGCGCACCGAAGGCGTGGAGGAGCGGCTGCAGATCAAGGAGATCGTCGAGGCCTTCCGCGCCCGTCCGGTGGACGTGGGGCGCTCGAGCTCGATCTACGAGGTGACCGGCGACCCCGGCAAGATCGAGGGGTTCATCGCCGGGCTGGAACCCTACGGCGTGCTCGAGGTGATGCGCACCGGCGCGATCGCCATGAGCAGGGGCGAAGCTATACTGAAGCCCAGATTGAAAAAGGAGGCGGTATGA
- the ilvC gene encoding ketol-acid reductoisomerase, giving the protein MNVYYDHDADLGFIRDKKVAVLGYGSQGHAHALNLHESGVPVVVGLRPGSRRWKQAEAAGLAVAPVAEAVAQADVVMILLPDEVQARVYREAVEPNLKEGAALVFAHGFNVHFGQIRPRADLDVWMVAPKGPGHLVRSEYQAGRGVPALVAVHQDASGSALPTALAYAKGIGATRAGVIPTTFAEETETDLFGEQAVLCGGASQLVAYGFETLIEAGYKPEIAYFEVLHELKLIVDLMYESGLAGMRYSISNTAEYGDYTRGPVVIGPEVKERMKEVLRQIQEGEFAREWVLENQAGQAVLEAKRHKWAQHPIEQVGPKLRAMMPFLKAHVSEEDVGDATD; this is encoded by the coding sequence ATGAACGTTTACTACGACCACGACGCAGACCTAGGTTTCATTCGCGACAAGAAGGTGGCCGTTCTGGGGTACGGGTCCCAGGGCCACGCCCATGCGCTCAACCTGCACGAGTCGGGGGTGCCGGTCGTCGTCGGTCTGCGTCCGGGTTCGCGGCGCTGGAAGCAGGCGGAGGCGGCGGGGCTCGCCGTGGCCCCCGTAGCCGAGGCCGTGGCCCAGGCGGACGTGGTCATGATCCTGCTGCCCGACGAGGTGCAGGCCCGGGTCTACCGCGAGGCCGTCGAGCCCAACCTCAAGGAGGGGGCGGCGCTCGTCTTCGCGCACGGTTTCAACGTGCACTTCGGCCAGATCCGGCCGCGGGCCGACCTGGACGTCTGGATGGTGGCCCCCAAGGGCCCCGGGCACCTGGTGCGCAGCGAGTACCAGGCGGGACGCGGGGTGCCGGCGCTCGTGGCGGTGCACCAGGACGCCTCGGGTTCGGCGCTGCCCACGGCGCTGGCCTACGCCAAGGGCATCGGGGCGACGCGGGCCGGGGTGATCCCCACCACCTTCGCCGAGGAGACCGAGACCGACCTCTTCGGCGAGCAGGCGGTGCTTTGCGGCGGCGCCAGCCAGCTGGTGGCCTACGGCTTCGAGACCCTGATCGAAGCGGGGTACAAGCCCGAGATCGCCTACTTCGAGGTGCTCCACGAGCTCAAGCTGATCGTCGACCTGATGTACGAGTCGGGGCTTGCGGGGATGCGCTACTCGATCTCGAACACCGCCGAATACGGCGACTACACCCGCGGGCCGGTCGTCATCGGCCCCGAGGTCAAGGAGCGCATGAAGGAGGTGCTGCGCCAGATCCAGGAGGGCGAGTTCGCGCGCGAATGGGTGCTGGAGAACCAGGCCGGCCAGGCGGTGCTCGAGGCCAAACGCCACAAGTGGGCCCAGCACCCCATCGAACAGGTGGGCCCCAAGCTGCGGGCGATGATGCCCTTCCTCAAGGCCCACGTAAGCGAGGAGGACGTAGGCGATGCGACGGATTAA
- the ilvB gene encoding biosynthetic-type acetolactate synthase large subunit: MNGAEAILEALAREGVEVIFGVPGGANMPIYDAMYDRPEFKHVLGRHEQGSIHAAEGYASSSGRTGVVFATSGPGALNLVTGLADALMDSVPIVAITGQVARAAVGTDAFQEADVTGVTMPITKHNYLVQDVNEIPRIVKEAFLIASTGRPGPVLIDVPKDVQLEEFTGSFDVQPRLAGYRPTTKGHPRQLEKALSALRDAERPVMMVGGGGHNAAEALRRFAEKSGIPVITTLKGLGVLPGDHPQVLGMPGMHGTVAANRAIQHADLILAIGLRFDDRITGNIAKFAPNVKTLIHVDIDPAEIGKVVETHVPIVGDARWVAEKLAQAAEALALEPWWERIREWQRKHPLPMPRRERLSSQEVIRAFWEATGGDAYVTTGVGQHQMFAAQFWRPQRPRSFVTSGGLGTMGFGLPAAVGVQVAHPGATVLNFDGDGSFQMTLQELATLVKYRLPVKTVLLNNGYLGMVRQWQDLFNDRRYAEVHLEDSNPDFAKLAEAFGVKGFTVERREDLKEAVEATLAHDGPVLAEFRVFHEEGVFPMIPAGGSAEDMIIENPREVQS; this comes from the coding sequence ATGAACGGAGCGGAAGCGATACTCGAAGCCCTGGCGCGGGAAGGCGTGGAGGTGATCTTCGGGGTGCCGGGCGGGGCGAACATGCCCATCTACGACGCCATGTACGACCGCCCCGAGTTCAAGCACGTCCTGGGTCGCCACGAGCAAGGTTCGATCCATGCGGCCGAAGGCTATGCGAGCAGCTCGGGGCGGACCGGCGTCGTTTTCGCGACCAGCGGTCCGGGCGCGCTCAACCTGGTCACCGGGCTGGCCGACGCCCTCATGGACTCGGTGCCTATCGTGGCCATCACCGGCCAGGTGGCCCGGGCGGCCGTGGGCACCGACGCCTTCCAGGAGGCCGACGTGACCGGCGTGACCATGCCCATCACCAAGCACAACTACCTGGTGCAGGACGTGAACGAGATCCCCCGCATCGTCAAGGAAGCCTTCCTCATCGCTTCCACGGGCCGGCCGGGCCCGGTGCTGATCGACGTGCCCAAGGACGTTCAGCTCGAAGAGTTCACCGGCAGTTTCGACGTGCAGCCGCGGCTCGCGGGCTACCGGCCCACGACCAAGGGGCACCCCCGCCAGCTGGAGAAGGCGTTGTCCGCGCTTCGCGACGCCGAGCGTCCGGTCATGATGGTCGGCGGCGGCGGGCACAATGCGGCCGAGGCGCTGCGGCGGTTCGCCGAGAAGTCGGGGATCCCGGTGATCACCACGCTCAAGGGGCTGGGCGTGCTGCCCGGCGACCATCCACAGGTGCTGGGCATGCCGGGCATGCATGGCACCGTGGCCGCCAACCGCGCGATCCAGCACGCCGATCTGATCCTGGCGATCGGCCTGCGCTTCGACGACCGCATCACCGGCAACATCGCCAAGTTCGCTCCCAACGTCAAGACCTTGATCCACGTGGACATCGATCCGGCGGAGATCGGGAAGGTGGTGGAGACGCACGTCCCCATCGTGGGCGACGCCCGCTGGGTGGCGGAGAAGCTGGCCCAGGCCGCGGAGGCGCTGGCGCTCGAGCCCTGGTGGGAGCGGATCCGCGAATGGCAGCGCAAGCACCCGCTGCCCATGCCGCGCCGCGAACGGCTTTCCTCGCAGGAGGTCATCCGCGCCTTCTGGGAGGCCACCGGCGGCGACGCCTACGTGACCACGGGGGTGGGGCAGCACCAGATGTTCGCCGCGCAGTTCTGGCGGCCGCAGCGTCCGCGCAGCTTCGTCACCTCCGGCGGACTGGGCACCATGGGGTTCGGCCTGCCCGCGGCCGTGGGGGTGCAGGTGGCCCACCCCGGGGCCACGGTGCTCAACTTCGACGGCGACGGCTCCTTCCAGATGACGCTGCAGGAGCTGGCCACCCTCGTCAAGTACCGGCTGCCCGTCAAGACCGTGCTGCTCAACAACGGATACCTGGGCATGGTGCGCCAGTGGCAGGACCTGTTCAACGACAGGCGCTACGCCGAGGTGCACCTCGAGGACTCGAACCCCGACTTCGCCAAACTGGCCGAGGCCTTCGGCGTCAAGGGCTTCACGGTCGAGCGCCGCGAGGACCTGAAGGAAGCGGTGGAGGCGACGCTGGCCCACGACGGACCGGTGCTGGCCGAGTTCCGCGTCTTCCACGAGGAAGGCGTCTTCCCGATGATCCCCGCGGGCGGAAGCGCCGAGGACATGATCATCGAAAACCCCCGGGAGGTGCAGTCGTGA
- a CDS encoding 2-isopropylmalate synthase, whose product MRRIKIFDTTLRDGEQSPGVALSPDEKVAIAKQLARLGVDVIEAGFPIASPGDFAAVRRIAEEVEGPTIAALARTAKADIERAAEAIEPAARRRIHTFIATSPVHMEKKLRMTPDEVVEKAVWAVKFARGFVDDVEFSAEDAGRSDPDFLVRIFGEAIAAGATTINIPDTVGYQVPWKFAELVGYIIENTPGADGVDWSVHTHDDLGMAVVNSLAAVRAGATQVECTINGIGERAGNASLEEVVMALYTRRDFFEAETGVNTRELYRTSQLVSRLTGMVVPPNKAIVGRNAFAHESGIHQDGVLKARETYEIMNAEIVGREAAVMVLGKHSGRHAFKKALAELGYEIGDEELKPLFARFKEIADRKKQVTTEDLIALVEDERTRAPEMFKLLDLQVHSGLALTPVATVKVKTPDDEVTEAATGDGPVDAVYKAISRAVGLSPTLERYRIEATTGGTEALGEVMVRLRQGSVVVTGRGIAPDIVESSARAYLDALNKLVSGVGAREAIEAP is encoded by the coding sequence ATGCGACGGATTAAGATCTTCGACACCACGCTGCGCGACGGCGAGCAGTCGCCGGGGGTGGCCCTGAGCCCCGACGAGAAGGTGGCCATCGCCAAGCAGCTCGCGCGTCTGGGCGTGGACGTGATCGAGGCCGGCTTCCCGATCGCCAGCCCCGGCGACTTCGCGGCGGTGCGCCGCATCGCCGAGGAGGTGGAAGGTCCCACCATCGCGGCGCTGGCGCGCACGGCCAAGGCCGACATCGAACGCGCCGCCGAGGCGATCGAGCCCGCGGCCAGGCGGCGGATCCACACCTTCATCGCCACCAGCCCGGTGCACATGGAGAAGAAGCTGCGCATGACGCCCGACGAGGTGGTGGAGAAGGCCGTCTGGGCGGTGAAGTTCGCACGCGGTTTCGTGGACGACGTGGAGTTCTCGGCCGAGGACGCCGGCCGCAGCGACCCCGACTTCTTGGTGCGCATCTTCGGCGAGGCGATCGCCGCGGGGGCGACGACGATCAACATCCCGGACACCGTGGGCTACCAGGTGCCCTGGAAGTTCGCCGAGCTGGTGGGCTACATCATCGAGAACACCCCGGGGGCCGACGGGGTGGACTGGTCGGTCCACACCCACGACGACCTGGGCATGGCCGTGGTCAACAGCCTGGCGGCGGTGCGCGCCGGGGCCACCCAGGTGGAGTGCACCATCAACGGCATCGGCGAGCGCGCCGGCAACGCCAGCCTGGAAGAGGTGGTGATGGCGCTCTACACCCGGCGCGACTTCTTCGAGGCCGAGACCGGCGTGAACACCCGCGAGCTCTACCGCACCAGCCAGCTGGTGAGCCGCCTGACCGGCATGGTGGTGCCGCCCAACAAGGCGATCGTGGGGCGCAACGCCTTCGCGCACGAGTCGGGCATCCACCAGGACGGCGTCCTCAAGGCGCGCGAGACCTACGAGATCATGAACGCCGAAATCGTCGGGCGCGAGGCGGCGGTGATGGTGCTGGGCAAGCACTCGGGCCGCCACGCCTTCAAGAAGGCGCTCGCGGAGCTGGGGTACGAGATCGGCGACGAGGAGCTGAAGCCGCTGTTCGCGCGCTTCAAGGAGATCGCCGACCGCAAGAAGCAGGTCACCACCGAAGACCTGATCGCCCTGGTCGAGGACGAGCGCACCCGCGCACCCGAGATGTTCAAGCTGCTCGACCTGCAGGTGCACTCGGGGCTGGCGCTCACCCCGGTGGCCACGGTCAAGGTCAAGACCCCGGACGACGAGGTGACCGAGGCGGCCACCGGCGACGGTCCGGTGGACGCGGTCTACAAGGCGATCAGCCGTGCGGTGGGGCTTTCCCCGACGCTCGAGCGCTACCGCATCGAGGCCACCACCGGGGGCACCGAAGCGCTGGGCGAGGTGATGGTGCGGCTGCGCCAGGGTTCGGTCGTCGTGACCGGCCGCGGGATCGCCCCCGACATCGTCGAGTCGTCGGCGCGGGCCTACCTGGACGCGCTCAACAAGCTGGTCTCGGGCGTGGGCGCGCGCGAAGCGATCGAGGCGCCGTAG